The following are encoded together in the Arthrobacter sp. Y-9 genome:
- a CDS encoding nucleoside deaminase, whose product MSTTATKELAAAVQLATDNVLNNGGPFGALIVTSDGHRFDGVNRVTATNDPTAHAEVTAIRTACAALGTFDLSGATLYTSCEPCPMCLASALWARVSRVVFAADRHDAASAGFDDAVFYDYFDKPETRGIMPVVRAELDPEGPQRMDPFTTWNTLDSRIDY is encoded by the coding sequence ATGAGCACCACCGCCACCAAGGAATTGGCCGCCGCAGTCCAGCTGGCCACAGACAACGTCCTCAACAACGGAGGCCCGTTCGGCGCCCTGATCGTCACCTCCGACGGTCACCGCTTCGACGGCGTCAACCGCGTCACCGCCACCAACGATCCCACGGCCCACGCCGAGGTCACCGCCATCCGCACCGCCTGTGCGGCGCTCGGCACCTTCGACCTCAGCGGCGCCACCCTCTACACGAGCTGCGAGCCGTGCCCCATGTGCCTCGCCTCCGCCCTCTGGGCCCGCGTCTCCCGCGTGGTCTTCGCGGCGGACCGCCATGACGCGGCCTCCGCGGGCTTCGACGACGCCGTCTTCTACGACTACTTCGACAAGCCGGAGACCCGGGGCATCATGCCCGTGGTCCGGGCCGAGCTGGACCCCGAAGGCCCCCAGCGCATGGACCCCTTCACCACCTGGAACACGCTCGACTCCCGGATCGATTACTGA